The proteins below are encoded in one region of uncultured Eubacteriales bacterium:
- a CDS encoding conserved hypothetical protein (Evidence 4 : Homologs of previously reported genes of unknown function) — MFTVDSYIPTRVVFGAGRLDELATLPLPGKKALICTTPARRPAAAALVERVRALVERNGASSVIFDHIAPNPTKRSVEEGTALALREGCDFLLGLGGGSSIDCAKAIAVMLRSPGSLWDYAYTGTGGKKTPEAAAPLVTVTTTCGTGTECDPYCVITNEETGEKLDFASDALFPVFSIIDPELLLSLPRDLSIYQGFDGLFHAAECYVCNGHANRMVDLYALESVRIIARSLPAVLRSPDDLEERAELAFACDILSGYTQALTSVTSHHILGQTLGGLFPEMPHGATLITVAEAYYSKVCALLPGVFDELGEAMGVPRESGRPGFAFVAALQKLMDDSGCRTLCLKNFGISRGDFRRIVDMTVDQVGISLDRYTLTKEDMTSILADSLSK; from the coding sequence ATGTTTACTGTTGACAGCTATATCCCCACCCGCGTCGTATTTGGCGCCGGGAGGCTGGATGAGCTGGCCACCCTGCCGCTGCCCGGCAAAAAGGCGCTCATATGCACCACGCCCGCTCGGCGCCCCGCCGCCGCTGCCCTGGTGGAACGGGTGCGCGCCCTGGTGGAGCGAAACGGCGCCTCCTCCGTCATATTCGACCACATCGCTCCCAACCCGACCAAGCGGTCTGTGGAGGAGGGTACCGCGCTGGCGCTCCGGGAGGGCTGCGATTTTCTCCTGGGTCTGGGCGGAGGAAGCAGCATCGACTGCGCCAAGGCCATTGCCGTCATGCTGCGCAGTCCGGGGAGCCTGTGGGACTACGCCTATACCGGGACCGGCGGCAAAAAAACGCCGGAGGCCGCCGCGCCGCTGGTGACGGTCACCACCACCTGCGGGACCGGCACCGAGTGCGACCCCTACTGCGTCATTACCAACGAGGAAACGGGGGAGAAGCTGGACTTTGCCTCAGACGCGCTCTTCCCGGTATTCTCCATCATCGACCCCGAGCTGCTGCTCTCCCTGCCCCGGGACCTGAGTATCTACCAGGGCTTTGACGGCCTGTTCCACGCGGCGGAGTGTTATGTCTGCAACGGACACGCGAACCGGATGGTGGATCTATATGCGCTGGAATCGGTACGAATCATCGCCCGCAGCCTGCCCGCCGTGCTCCGCAGCCCAGACGACCTGGAGGAGCGCGCCGAGCTCGCCTTTGCCTGCGATATCCTCAGCGGCTACACACAGGCGCTGACCAGCGTGACCTCCCACCACATACTGGGGCAGACACTGGGCGGTCTCTTCCCGGAGATGCCCCACGGGGCCACCCTCATCACGGTGGCGGAGGCCTATTACAGCAAGGTCTGCGCGCTCCTGCCCGGCGTATTCGACGAGCTGGGTGAGGCCATGGGCGTGCCGCGGGAAAGCGGCCGGCCGGGGTTTGCCTTTGTGGCGGCGCTGCAAAAGCTAATGGATGACTCGGGCTGCCGGACGCTCTGCCTGAAGAACTTTGGCATTTCCCGCGGGGATTTTCGCCGCATCGTGGACATGACGGTGGACCAGGTGGGGATTTCCCTGGACCGGTATACCCTGACGAAGGAGGATATGACCTCCATCCTGGCCGACTCCCTGTCCAAGTGA
- the eutL gene encoding putative carboxysome-related structural protein with putative role in ethanolamine utilization (Evidence 3 : Function proposed based on presence of conserved amino acid motif, structural feature or limited homology; PubMedId : 10464203, 16291677; Product type ps : putative structure), with protein sequence MKKDPVRASVLAARLIPNVAADMARELGLLPGEKSLALITSDCDDVTYTALDEATKKADCRVAYAKSFYAGAANANTKLAGEIIGILAAPNPAEAKAGLAACMDMIENVCHFVSANEDDTIVYYAQCISRTGSYLSAGAGIEEGEALAYLIAPPLEAMYGVDAALKAADVRLCVLYAPPSETNFGGALLTGSQSACQSACDAFAAAVESVADQPKT encoded by the coding sequence ATGAAAAAAGATCCTGTGAGAGCCAGTGTCCTGGCAGCCAGGCTCATTCCCAACGTGGCCGCCGATATGGCGCGGGAGCTGGGTCTGCTGCCCGGCGAGAAATCGCTGGCCCTCATCACCTCCGACTGCGACGACGTGACCTACACCGCTCTGGACGAGGCCACCAAAAAGGCCGACTGCCGCGTGGCCTACGCCAAGAGTTTCTACGCGGGCGCGGCCAACGCCAACACCAAGCTGGCCGGCGAGATCATCGGCATTTTGGCGGCCCCTAACCCCGCCGAGGCGAAGGCAGGTCTGGCCGCCTGTATGGATATGATCGAAAACGTGTGCCACTTTGTCTCCGCCAACGAGGACGACACCATCGTCTACTATGCCCAATGCATCTCCCGCACCGGCTCCTACCTGTCTGCCGGCGCGGGCATCGAGGAGGGCGAGGCCCTGGCCTACCTCATCGCTCCCCCTCTGGAGGCCATGTACGGCGTCGATGCCGCTCTGAAGGCCGCCGACGTGCGCCTGTGCGTGCTGTACGCCCCTCCCTCCGAGACCAACTTCGGCGGTGCGCTGCTCACCGGCAGCCAGTCCGCCTGCCAGTCCGCCTGCGACGCCTTTGCCGCCGCCGTTGAGTCGGTCGCCGACCAGCCGAAAACCTGA